cccatatgcaggaaagtcacttatggtccacaaaagcatagctcgcatcgtaaaattcgtcttcgttgaacagtcatacgtcctcacccctgttgaccacaaatccttcaactcttttatcagtggttgtaggaaaacatccagggacctttttggatggttcggaccaggtatcaatatcgtcaagaatagcaactcccgttgcatgcacatctccggtggcaggttgtatggcgtaagaaagactggccacaatgaatattgtctccctgacattccgaacggactaaatccatctgtgcataatccgagatacacattccggctattgctagcaaaatccggatgtactttgttgaaatgtttccaggctcttgcatctgatggatgagtcatctcaccatccgtctgagtatgctcggcatgccatctcatctttgcagcagtctgctctgattgatacaatcttttcaatctgtctgtaattggtaggtaccacatcctttggtacggtaccctattacgtccccgtccttgcggcttgaatcgtggcttcttgcagaatcgacatacttctagcttctcatcatctccccaatagatcatgcagttgtcgatgcagacatctatcatctccgaaggcaacccaagactataaactaatttctgaatctcataataagaatcagcagacacattgtcttccggcaaatactctttaaacaagtccgcccattcgttcatgcaactttcaggtagattgtgatcagttttaatattcatcattctagcagccaacgacaatttagagagaccttctctacaaccactgtaaagtggttgattcgccgcgtttaacattccgtaaaacttttttgcatctatattaggttcttcatcttcatcatgagctacgaatgcatcagctaccatatcatgaaccctatcataatctaccatctcctcctgatggtaactatgttcattatgcaaatgatgattaaccggttcttcctgaaaattgctattactactactagcttcattctgatcataattataaccttccccatgttgaaaccagatatagtaatttggcgtgaaacctctatttattaaatgcttccaaacattttcacggtttgccaatttcgaattgttgcatttccgacaaggacagaacatcttaccactttcttgggcgagcggtgttgaatctgcttggtgcataaatgtctccagccccgcaaggtattctttcgtcactctcccgttagcatctctatgcatatacatccaattccgcaactcgtaaatagtcccagagccagccatttttttttctttcacgttttttgttgttggtgtgtttaaaatgatgttccaacatccatatttatagaaaatttcgaatctggtagttgtaattttactatgaaattacgacgaaaattaattgtatggccaaaaaaaaaacgtgagccacctaccaagttggtggattcaaaatttcctcgttaagtacacgtaaaatatttcgtcgtaaagcactcgcgaaatttacgtggattttacgaggaaaaactatttcctcgtaaaagccacgtcaatttacatcgtctttacgacgaatatttTTTGTCGTTaacttacgacgaaataacgatgcttttctttctcaacgtactttcctcgcaaaatcaacgtttttttacgaggattatttttcctcgttaaacttCCTCGGTAAAgatacgttttcttgtagtgattgacGCAAACGTAGAAAAAGGTTTATGAGACAGTAGCTGGTTCCACCAGAGAAGGTTGAAGTGGCTGCTACCGAAGCTAAACGCACCAGAGATACGGTGGATGCACGAGTAAACGTAGTGCATGCAACTGAACTAGTCGTGAAACAGAAAGGTACTAAAAAGGAGGCGAACCTCTTGTCTTCTGGTTGTTTGATTTAGAAATATACTAGAGTTTTTACCCGCGCACTTGCACGGATTATGTTTTGTTAAgagttatattttatattgacaTGAAAAGAAGTATGATGTTGTGTTACACATTGCAAATGcaataatagtttaatttattttggtgCTTATAAACATTATGGAGGCTCCAaatatagttattaataaaaatattaaattatatctatatttatgaCTGTGATGGAATTATGTAAATAGTATTGATATCAATGTTGGAGTAAATTATACGTAAATCTTGTTAggagattttaatttttttttttttttgaaccgaAGGAGATTTTAATTTTGCTGTTTGTTACTGATTTTTAGGAACTAAACTAATTAATAGAACTATTTtgtcaaaattatataaactttaatattatgtttataattggttgatatctactataaatctattttgttatgctaataatataatggttctattatgattttttaatagtaGATAAAATTAAGACTCTAAATTAACAAGGTAGATTTAAACTTTTTTGCTTCTTGTTGTATGGGATGGACTCCTTTTTGGTGCGTCAAAGTTGTGTTTATTGACTTGTATTTGAATTCTTACTACTTAACCGTGGTCCGTGGAACGTCAGCAAAATTCTAAGTAGTTAGATAATAACGTAGTATATattctaacatataaaaatctatatttgaTAACAACCCGGCCCTACCCGACCTTTGTATTTTATTCCTGTTAACACTTTTATGGGGAATCAGGAGAGGAGTCTAACTTTGGAATATCTTTCAACAATGTTACGAAAATTTGGGTCCAAGTTTTCGGCATCTTGTGGTTAATTTGATATGACTTGCGAGTCAAGCGCTGCATAAATTTAGGATTTGATTTGTTCACAACAAACTGCTTACAAAATCACATTTATTTAAACGTTTGTAGCATATAGATTATACAAACCAGTTGGTACGTTTTACAAATCGCTCTAAAACATAAGCGTTTATACGGACGAAAGTTGTAAGAGAAAGAAACTTTTTTACAAATTCATGTTTAGtctcaaaataaaacatttactaaaataatatcaaCTGGAACTTTGTCAGCTCTAtctattttagtaataaaaatagatgcatcaaatcaaattttaagtAGATCTCAACATTTGTCAATAACTTCGTAAGTTCGTGTTCTAGCATATAGTATTGGTTTGACTTTCTAGATCCTTGGCATTTGTCTTATTTATGAAAACATTGAAAGCTTCGATGGAGATCTCGAACAATTAACGTGGTTGAccagaaaaacaaataaaatgcgACCTCATGTACTAATGTCTGTATAGATGATGATTTTATATGATATGCAGCTATGTACATTAAGTATACCAGTATTGGGAATATGCttccaaaaagagaaaaagaaaactcaTACGCAACGATTTACCAAATTGGAAAATTTActgttaattaaatatatatcacacATTAGAAAAACTTGGAGATAATAACGTTTTATTCACTAAGCAACAGAATAACTAGTTGACATGGTTCAACAACCATTGAACCTGAATCGATACAACTTATGAAACCAGTATGTTCCACTAACGAAAGCTCTCAATCTCTCAACTAAAATTACTACACATTGTCAGCTAAGCTTCTAATCTCAGTCTCCTCTGCCTCCGCGACCCCAACGCTACAATCCATCGAGTCGAATGTTAAATCAAGAAAGTACAACAAAGAAACAAGAACGCAGCAAGTTATGAGCATTGGGATTGGACCAAAGATCCATAGGAACAAAGGCGATGAGAAGTAGAACGCTCTTAGTCCTAACGACCAGAAGTAGCTGCCACGGTTAACCGTTGCAGCCACATAGTCTTGGTTTATCATAAGACTACCACGACCATGACCACCCGAAGAAACAGCCATGAGCTTTTTGAAAGGGACATTGATGAGGATGCTTGCATGGCTGTAGTAACGTATTGATTGGACGTTGAGAAGAAACGCAACTAAGAAGCAAACGAGGATTGAGAAAAACTTGATCGAGAAGGCTCGGTCGCTTTTGTCTCCAAACACAAACCAGACAGATCGTTCTCCCGTACCGCTGGTCATTAGTACAGCAATTAGTGAACACAACATTATCGCGGTTGATGCTAATAGAGTTGAAGCCATTATGTTGTTTCTTAGCGTTTGAACCGCTAGAACGCCGTTCTTTGATGAATCCTGTTCTCATTTGTTGTAAAAGGACATGGATTAGTTATAATCAAATTGTACGAGAAaagtaaaaaccaaaaagaggAAAATGTGGGTGGAGGAAACAAAATGTATTTTGTTTTACTGTATGACAACTGTATTTATTTAAAGTCTTCCCAAGAATTAATTGCAAAGCATCTTTTCAGTGTAATTAGCTTTCACACTTGAGGAATCATTTGTTAAGGAAATTTCAGAATCGACATTTACGTAAAGAACTTTTATCTAACTATATTCGCATCTGAAAAAGGAAATctctcgtaaaaaaaaaacaattatgtaCTGTCTCAATATAGTAAATTCTCAAGTGGTTAGGCGCATGCATGATGATTATGCACACACATAAACATAACTGAAACAGTTGGCAATGATTTATTTCCCACGAAAATCTCTCCACAGCATATACACTTATCatcatcaaatatttttcaaatgaaTCAATATTCATCATTATCTGTTTATATGCAATTTATATATCAGTAGAATAAACAAACACACATCCACACGGGATTCTCCTTAGTTATCTCCAACCctcaaaagaaaacaatgagCTAAATCACAATTTTCCAGAGAAGAAATTCTTCCTTTTCCCGGGAAAAGGCTCATTAACCCATGCAGATATATATGGAGAGATCTAATAGACAAAAATAAATCATCTAAATAAAGCtaacaaatataataataagaaaaggaaatgtAAAAGTAAAAGACCTCCATCATGGCTTGGACCCAGAGGCGTCGGTTGAAGGCGTTGAGGCCAACGACGGTGGAAGATGGACGGTGGATGATGCGGTGGAGAAGCCAGAGATGATAGAATACCATCAAACCCATACCTAATGGCACCAATATGTAATCCAAATACTCGAGCTTCATTTTTCTAGATCAATAATATTGATCAAGTtcagagaaaaataataaaagaaaaaaagaagggaGACAAGAGTGATTGAGAGAATCAAAATGAAACACGGTTCTTAAGTCGTTCCGTATCTAATGCGaccctatctctctctctctttgcttCGTATTGTGCTTCCCGGATTCTCAGCCGTTTCCTCTCACTCTTATCTCCTTTTATAGATTTGAACCTTTATGTATAGACGCGTGTATTAGTGTTATGTATATACATACGAACACGTCCACTTGTAAACGACGAAACCCTAGGTGTTAAGTGTGGACCGGGTTTCGACATTTGGCTGGCGTTCGCATCTGCCAATGCTTTTATTATCAAAACAcacatttaaaattattcaaagcAAACTAATACACGTTTttactgattaaatttatattctttaacCAACAAAATTTAGATTGATGTTCTGTTTGACGTGTACTGAATCCAAAATGCTTAGAATATGTTTTAAGGGCATTTAACCATCAAGAAAAGGAATCTGTAACCTAAAATGCAATTTAAGATACCTTCCATAATTAAAGTTTGTTGCCaccttaaatattataaaatcatttaagcTTTCAAATTGACATTTGAAATCAGCGGAGATATcaatgaattaacaagaaaaacgGATGctttgttataataaaaataaataaaaacggATGCAACGATATACTCCTCCATTCCtgtttccaaacaaaaaaaattctatagtattcacacatattaaaaatacaataaatatttataattaaatttatacattttcaatAACTACCAATCATATTTAAgcattcaaatattttcaattattttttttcaaaaatatacaaaatatttgtggaacaaaaaaaaaagaaaatcttaGTTTCAGAACGAAGAGTATATAATTCTCTTTCAACAACTATAACACCAaagtgttaaaaaatattaaaactcaaAAGCGTGCAGAAAATATTGGGGATTCAAATTTATTAATGTGTGTTTGTGAAATGTAGggtaactaaaataaaaataaaataaaatgaaagcaGAAAATTGATTGTTGCTTTTAGTTGAAAATGaggaaaaaatgaattttgaggAGTGGGAAAACTTTTAGAGCATGAAGGCCCACATAAAGATCCATGGTGACGTCTGTCTTTACTTCACAGCTGATTTGACACTGGTATATTCCTCGATGCTTCCCCACTCAACAACAGCTCAattaataaagatttttttactCTCTAGGACACATTATGTCTTATGAATTACTTCATTAGACACATTCCACATGGAGCACACATTACCTTTGTCTAAAGTCACTCTTGCCCTCGTTTTAGACCACACCACACTTACCTAACCACTGATAAAGTAACCATGGttcaacattttttattttttttctctgattCTGTGTTGGACAAATCGAGACAGATTTGAAACAAGAGAGGCTTAGCTCCACCATTCTCGAAAACCCCTTAGCTCCAACATTCAAATCTTCCAAAAACACCTTAGCTCCAC
This genomic interval from Brassica napus cultivar Da-Ae chromosome A6, Da-Ae, whole genome shotgun sequence contains the following:
- the LOC106348422 gene encoding uncharacterized protein LOC106348422, whose product is MKLEYLDYILVPLGMGLMVFYHLWLLHRIIHRPSSTVVGLNAFNRRLWVQAMMEDSSKNGVLAVQTLRNNIMASTLLASTAIMLCSLIAVLMTSGTGERSVWFVFGDKSDRAFSIKFFSILVCFLVAFLLNVQSIRYYSHASILINVPFKKLMAVSSGGHGRGSLMINQDYVAATVNRGSYFWSLGLRAFYFSSPLFLWIFGPIPMLITCCVLVSLLYFLDLTFDSMDCSVGVAEAEETEIRSLADNV